The following are from one region of the Moritella sp. 24 genome:
- a CDS encoding DUF6776 family protein codes for MFKIIKPRYIVLLALAILLGYGFSYLKGMESAAKIIMKDDEIARLNTGLAETSKMKAQVEVELQTSQILVEQLTEQQRNLFNENAELKRELVFYQRIMAPEDVINGVKLESLTFIPEVSDDYYFMQLVLMQVQKKKRHIKASADLVFYGSLDGNPVEYRWSELADETQQKLNFSFRYFQAVEASVKFPLGFVPERVAFVGKVKGNRWNSGINLKQNFEWSAVLQNSDSISG; via the coding sequence ATGTTTAAGATTATTAAACCACGTTACATCGTATTATTAGCACTCGCTATATTATTAGGTTATGGCTTTTCTTATTTAAAAGGCATGGAATCAGCAGCAAAAATAATCATGAAAGATGATGAAATAGCACGCCTTAATACTGGTTTGGCTGAAACAAGTAAAATGAAAGCACAAGTCGAAGTTGAATTACAAACCTCGCAAATATTAGTGGAACAATTAACAGAGCAGCAGCGTAATTTATTTAATGAAAATGCAGAGCTAAAGCGTGAGTTAGTTTTTTATCAACGAATCATGGCGCCAGAAGACGTAATTAATGGCGTGAAACTGGAAAGTTTGACATTTATTCCAGAAGTGAGCGACGATTATTATTTTATGCAGCTAGTGTTAATGCAGGTGCAAAAGAAAAAACGTCATATTAAAGCGTCTGCAGACTTAGTTTTCTACGGTAGCCTAGATGGTAACCCGGTAGAATACCGCTGGAGTGAATTAGCTGATGAGACACAACAAAAACTAAACTTTTCATTCCGTTATTTTCAAGCTGTAGAAGCCTCTGTTAAATTTCCGTTGGGCTTTGTGCCAGAGCGAGTTGCATTTGTTGGGAAGGTGAAGGGCAATCGTTGGAATTCCGGTATTAATTTAAAACAAAACTTTGAATGGAGTGCAGTGCTGCAAAACAGTGACTCAATCTCAGGGTAA
- the hemL gene encoding glutamate-1-semialdehyde 2,1-aminomutase, producing MSKSSQLFTQAQAIIPGGVNSPVRAFNGVGGSPLFIQRAEGARIYDVDDNAYIDYVGSWGPMILGHNHPAIKSAVLAAVENGLSFGAPTEIEVIMAQKVQAMVPSMEQVRMVSSGTEATMSAIRLARGYTNRDKILKFEGCYHGHADSLLVKAGSGALTLGQPSSPGIPADFAKHTLTATYNDLASVEALFAEYPEDISCIIVEPVAGNMNCIPPQDGFLQGLRSICDKYNAVFILDEVMTGFRVATGCAQAHYQVKPDLTTLGKVIGGGMPVGAFGGKLEIMQHIAPTGPVYQAGTLSGNPIAMAAGLAALNEIDKPEVAAQLSASTKQLAEGLKAAAARQNISLAVNYVGGMFGFFFTDQAEVTGFEAVCKCDAERFKQFFHLMLAEGVYLAPSSFEAGFLSTAHTSADIEATIAAAERCFAKLA from the coding sequence ATGTCTAAATCAAGCCAACTTTTCACGCAAGCTCAAGCAATTATTCCAGGTGGCGTAAACTCGCCAGTGCGCGCATTCAATGGCGTTGGTGGTAGCCCACTCTTTATTCAACGTGCCGAAGGCGCACGTATCTATGATGTAGATGACAATGCCTATATTGATTATGTTGGTTCATGGGGTCCAATGATCTTGGGTCATAACCACCCAGCAATCAAATCTGCTGTACTTGCTGCTGTTGAAAATGGTTTAAGTTTTGGTGCGCCAACTGAAATCGAAGTGATCATGGCACAAAAAGTTCAAGCGATGGTGCCATCAATGGAACAAGTTCGCATGGTTAGCTCTGGTACAGAAGCAACAATGAGTGCTATCCGTCTTGCTCGTGGTTACACAAACCGCGACAAGATCCTAAAATTTGAAGGTTGTTACCATGGCCACGCTGATTCACTATTAGTGAAAGCAGGTTCAGGTGCATTAACATTAGGTCAACCAAGTTCACCAGGTATCCCAGCTGATTTCGCTAAACATACGTTAACAGCAACATACAATGATCTTGCCTCTGTTGAAGCATTATTTGCTGAATACCCAGAAGACATTTCTTGCATCATTGTAGAACCTGTTGCTGGCAACATGAACTGTATCCCACCACAAGATGGTTTCCTACAAGGTCTACGCAGCATCTGTGATAAATACAATGCTGTATTTATTCTTGATGAAGTAATGACAGGCTTCCGTGTTGCTACAGGTTGTGCACAAGCGCACTATCAAGTAAAACCAGATCTAACAACATTAGGTAAAGTAATCGGTGGCGGTATGCCAGTTGGCGCGTTTGGCGGCAAACTTGAAATCATGCAACACATTGCACCAACAGGTCCTGTATATCAAGCTGGTACATTATCAGGTAACCCTATTGCAATGGCTGCTGGCTTAGCTGCGCTAAATGAAATAGATAAACCTGAAGTAGCAGCACAATTAAGTGCAAGCACAAAGCAACTTGCTGAAGGTCTTAAAGCGGCAGCTGCACGCCAAAACATCTCATTAGCAGTAAACTATGTGGGTGGTATGTTTGGTTTCTTCTTTACAGACCAAGCTGAAGTGACAGGTTTTGAAGCTGTATGTAAATGTGATGCAGAGCGTTTCAAGCAGTTCTTCCACCTTATGTTGGCCGAAGGTGTTTATCTAGCACCGTCTTCATTTGAAGCTGGTTTCTTATCAACTGCGCATACCAGTGCAGACATTGAAGCAACCATTGCAGCTGCTGAACGTTGTTTCGCTAAACTAGCTTAA
- a CDS encoding TIGR04219 family outer membrane beta-barrel protein, whose translation MKKQLLALTLLTGLSNSVMADTIGTYFGANIWQSGVDGTIKYNNNASFTNYEDTYNYRMYAKFEHPIPLIPNGAISFSNVDVEGSSSGENINLKTVDFTLYYEFLDNDIVSLDAGVTWRQLSGTFQENGNEHSFKGPLPMGYLYGEVGLPMFPLKAFAMVNAIGITGDVYGDAEVGLSFVLNPAYVLDWSIRAGYRIQQLDFNVDDVKADATIDGVFVGFEGHF comes from the coding sequence ATGAAAAAACAACTACTTGCACTAACTCTTCTGACTGGTCTTTCAAACAGCGTAATGGCTGATACTATCGGCACTTACTTTGGTGCAAATATCTGGCAATCAGGTGTTGATGGAACTATCAAATATAACAATAATGCTAGTTTTACTAATTATGAAGATACATATAACTACCGCATGTATGCTAAATTTGAGCACCCTATCCCATTAATTCCAAATGGTGCAATTAGCTTTTCAAATGTTGATGTTGAAGGCTCTTCATCGGGTGAAAACATTAACCTTAAAACCGTTGATTTCACGTTGTATTATGAATTCTTAGACAATGACATCGTATCTCTAGATGCGGGTGTTACTTGGCGTCAACTGAGCGGTACTTTCCAAGAAAATGGTAATGAGCACTCATTCAAAGGTCCATTACCTATGGGTTACTTATATGGTGAAGTTGGTCTACCAATGTTCCCACTTAAAGCCTTTGCAATGGTAAATGCAATTGGTATCACTGGTGATGTATACGGTGATGCAGAAGTTGGTCTTTCTTTTGTATTAAACCCAGCTTACGTATTAGATTGGTCTATCCGCGCAGGTTATCGTATACAACAGCTTGATTTTAACGTTGATGACGTAAAAGCTGACGCAACAATTGACGGTGTATTTGTTGGTTTTGAAGGTCACTTCTAA